In Bombus terrestris chromosome 6, iyBomTerr1.2, whole genome shotgun sequence, a single window of DNA contains:
- the LOC100646296 gene encoding deoxycytidylate deaminase has product MISNSNNEIIEKINSESEQPSNNKRESYIDWEEYFMALAFLSAKRSKDPRTQVGACIVNEEKQVLGIGYNGMPNGCSDDVFPWTKESADPLERKSLYVCHAEINAILNTGYKNIKNCTIYVSLFPCNECAKVIIQSGIRTVKYVSDKYAKKKKIQAAKRMFDAAGVTYSKYIPKHKKLIIDFDEVDSTEDKEINIENGSS; this is encoded by the exons atgaTATCAAACAGTAACaacgaaattattgaaaaaatcaaCTCCGAAAG tgaGCAGCCTAGTAACAATAAAAGAGAAAGCTATATAGATTGGGAGGAATATTTTATGGCTTTGGCCTTTTTAAGTGCGAAACGTAGCAAAGATCCTCGTACTCAAGTTGGTGCATGTATAGTAAATGAAGAGAAGCAAGTTCTAGGTATTGGATATAATGGAATGCCCAATGGTTGTAGCGATGATGTTTTTCCTTGGACCAAAGAGTCTGCCGATCCATTGGAAAGAAAGTCTTTATATG TATGCCATGCAGAAATTAATGCTATTTTAAATACGGgttataaaaacattaaaaattgtacCATATACGTTTCTCTATTTCCATGTAATGAATGTgctaaagtaataatacagtcTGGAATAAGAACAGTTAAATATGTGTCAGATAAATatgcaaagaagaagaaaattcaaGCTGCAAAAAGAATGTTTGATGCCGCAGGCGTTACATATAG CAAATATATTCCTAAGCACAAAAAGTTAATTATTGATTTTGATGAGGTCGACTCTACTGAAGATaaggaaataaatattgaaaatggaAGTAGTTGa